The proteins below are encoded in one region of Syngnathus acus chromosome 2, fSynAcu1.2, whole genome shotgun sequence:
- the LOC119119661 gene encoding carboxy-terminal domain RNA polymerase II polypeptide A small phosphatase 1-like: protein MDNPSSVITQVSRDEDANKSADRGDSGSTPSTKKPRSGGLFSIFSCCLCRDQPEPPSVNNNAPLLVEENGTVSKIQVKPLLPPAKSKDAGKVCVVIDLDETLVHSSFKPVNNADFIIPVEIDGTVHQVYVLKRPHVDEFLKRMGEMFECVLFTASLAKYADPVSDLLDKWGAFRCRLFRESCVFHRGNYVKDLSRLGRDLNKVIIVDNSPASYIFHPDNAVPVASWFDDMSDTELRDLIPFFEKLSKVDNVYAVLKHQGGATS, encoded by the exons GTTCCACGCCCTCCACCAAAAAGCCCCGAAGCGGTGGATTATTTTCAATCTTCTCCTGCTGCCTCTGCCGAGACCAGCCGGAGCCCCCGTCGGTCAACAACAACGCACCCCTGCTAGTCGAGGAGAACGGTACCGTCTCCAAG ATCCAGGTGAAACCGCTGCTGCCGCCTGCCAAGTCCAAAGACGCCGGAAAGGTCTGCGTGGTTATCGACTTGGATGAGACGCTCGTTCACAGCTCGTTTAAG CCTGTGAACAATGCCGATTTCATCATTCCTGTGGAAATAGATGGAACTGTACACCAG GTGTATGTCCTGAAGCGGCCTCATGTAGATGAGTTCCTGAAAAGGATGGGAGAAATGTTTGAGTGCGTCCTCTTCACTGCCAGTTTAGCCAAG TATGCCGACCCCGTCTCTGACCTCCTGGACAAGTGGGGAGCCTTCCGCTGCCGCCTCTTTCGGGAGTCTTGCGTCTTCCACAGAGGAAATTATGTCAAGGATCTCAGTCGCCTTGGCCGGGACCTTAACAAGGTCATCATCGTGGACAACTCTCCTGCCTCTTACATCTTCCATCCTGACAACGCA GTGCCGGTGGCTTCGTGGTTCGACGACATGTCTGACACTGAGCTGCGGGACCTCATTCCCTTCTTTGAGAAGCTAAGCAAAGTGGATAACGTCTATGCTGTCCTTAAGCACCAAGGAGGGGCCACAAGCTAA